One Actinosynnema pretiosum DNA segment encodes these proteins:
- a CDS encoding sugar ABC transporter substrate-binding protein has product MRRLGRALCAGLPALLLAACGGTAGPPERPTRPLVGVILPDTESSARWEEQDRPQLLRALEAEGLDPVVENARNDEFRFASIADDLIARGVAVLLITPLTPEGGATVEHKARKAGIPVIDYDRFSVGGAADYHVSFDNEAVGELQARGLVDCLGDRRGARVIELQGAPQDNNAMQFADGQRRVLGPRYERGDYRLAASTSADRWDPLLGRARFEQALNDSGGRVDGVLAANDRLAAAAIQVLRARGLAGKVPVTGQDATVDGLRAVLRGEQCMTVHKSIRDEAEAAARLASALADGDVARADALASATTEDPTNGRRVKAVLLGAVPVHRDGVRVLVASGVVRAEELCAPDLERTCAELGIAPR; this is encoded by the coding sequence ATGCGAAGGCTCGGGAGGGCGCTCTGCGCCGGACTGCCCGCGCTGCTGCTCGCGGCCTGCGGGGGGACCGCCGGACCGCCGGAGCGCCCGACCAGGCCGCTCGTCGGCGTGATCCTGCCCGACACCGAGTCCTCCGCCCGCTGGGAGGAGCAGGACCGGCCGCAGCTCCTGCGCGCCCTGGAGGCCGAGGGGCTCGACCCGGTCGTCGAGAACGCCCGCAACGACGAGTTCCGGTTCGCCAGCATCGCCGACGACCTGATCGCCAGGGGCGTCGCGGTCCTGCTGATCACCCCGCTGACCCCCGAGGGCGGGGCCACCGTCGAGCACAAGGCGCGCAAGGCGGGCATCCCCGTCATCGACTACGACCGGTTCAGCGTCGGCGGGGCCGCCGACTACCACGTGTCCTTCGACAACGAGGCCGTCGGCGAGCTCCAGGCGCGCGGGCTCGTGGACTGCCTGGGGGACCGGCGGGGCGCGCGGGTCATCGAGCTGCAGGGCGCGCCGCAGGACAACAACGCCATGCAGTTCGCCGACGGGCAGCGCCGCGTCCTCGGCCCCCGCTACGAGCGCGGCGACTACCGGCTCGCGGCCAGCACGAGCGCCGACCGCTGGGACCCGCTGCTCGGGCGGGCCCGGTTCGAGCAGGCGCTCAACGACAGCGGCGGGCGCGTCGACGGGGTCCTCGCGGCCAACGACCGGCTCGCCGCCGCCGCCATCCAGGTGCTGCGCGCCAGGGGACTGGCCGGGAAGGTGCCGGTGACCGGGCAGGACGCCACGGTGGACGGGTTGCGCGCGGTGCTGCGCGGCGAGCAGTGCATGACGGTGCACAAGTCCATCCGGGACGAGGCGGAGGCGGCGGCCCGGCTCGCCTCGGCGCTCGCGGACGGGGACGTGGCGCGCGCGGACGCGCTGGCGAGCGCGACCACCGAGGACCCGACGAACGGGCGCCGGGTGAAGGCGGTGCTGCTGGGGGCGGTCCCGGTGCACCGGGACGGCGTGCGGGTGCTGGTGGCGTCGGGGGTGGTGCGCGCCGAGGAGCTGTGCGCGCCGGACCTGGAGCGGACCTGCGCCGAGCTGGGCATCGCGCCGAGGTGA